In Simplicispira sp. 125, one DNA window encodes the following:
- a CDS encoding RluA family pseudouridine synthase — MVGDRQVALDEVSAQDLVEDESPALSETESRVIDMGIAQHGERLDKALADRVPEFSRSYLRQLLEHGAVQLNGHVFFKVAQKVKAGDRVVLEMRPTLESQAFRPESMAIDVVHEDEHLLVVNKPAGLVVHPAPGNWSGTLLNGLMARDPKSALVPRAGIVHRLDKDTSGLMVVARTRASMDALVHMIAQRQVHRQYLALAHRPWKAAGSIAVDAPIGRDPRNRLRMAVVDLAMHAGKVARTDVELLANGTQVCWVRCTLHTGRTHQIRVHMAFKGHPLVADGLYGGTSLAGMQRQALHAFRLAFTHPVTGEAMEFLAPVPTDMRSALDVLGLRYNGA, encoded by the coding sequence ATGGTGGGCGATCGCCAGGTGGCGCTGGACGAGGTTTCGGCGCAAGACCTGGTCGAGGATGAATCACCGGCTTTGTCGGAGACCGAATCGCGGGTCATTGACATGGGCATAGCCCAGCATGGCGAACGCCTGGACAAGGCGCTGGCCGACAGGGTTCCCGAGTTTTCGCGCAGCTATCTTCGGCAATTGCTGGAGCATGGGGCGGTTCAGCTCAATGGCCACGTCTTCTTTAAGGTGGCCCAGAAGGTCAAGGCCGGGGATCGGGTGGTGCTGGAAATGCGCCCGACACTGGAAAGCCAGGCCTTCCGACCCGAGTCCATGGCCATTGATGTGGTGCATGAAGACGAACACCTGCTGGTGGTGAACAAGCCTGCAGGACTGGTTGTGCACCCCGCGCCAGGAAACTGGAGTGGGACGCTGCTCAATGGCCTGATGGCGCGCGACCCGAAAAGTGCGCTGGTGCCGCGCGCAGGCATCGTTCACCGGCTGGACAAGGACACCAGTGGCCTGATGGTGGTTGCCCGTACCCGTGCCTCCATGGATGCCTTGGTCCACATGATCGCGCAAAGGCAGGTGCATCGCCAGTATTTGGCGTTGGCACACCGGCCCTGGAAAGCCGCGGGATCGATCGCTGTAGATGCCCCGATTGGCCGCGACCCCCGCAACCGCTTGCGCATGGCTGTAGTCGATCTGGCTATGCATGCGGGCAAGGTGGCGCGGACCGATGTGGAATTGCTGGCCAACGGCACACAGGTATGTTGGGTGCGTTGCACGCTGCACACCGGGCGCACACACCAGATTCGGGTGCATATGGCCTTCAAGGGCCACCCGCTGGTCGCCGATGGGTTGTATGGCGGAACATCCTTGGCGGGCATGCAGCGCCAGGCGCTGCATGCCTTCCGCCTTGCATTCACGCATCCGGTGACGGGCGAGGCGATGGAGTTTTTGGCCCCTGTTCCGACAGACATGCGTTCGGCTCTGGATGTTTTGGGGCTGAGATACAATGGCGCCTGA
- the scpB gene encoding SMC-Scp complex subunit ScpB encodes MNTVDAKRVLETALICAQQPLAVRDMRVLFNDALGSDTIKTLLLDLQQDWALRGVELVPVATGWRFQSRPEMREYLDRLHPEKPPRYSRATLETLAIIAYRQPVTRGDIEDIRGVTVNSLIIKQLEDRGWVEVIGHRETVGRPALLATTRHFLDDLGLQSLDQLPVLDEPSVQERVLQSLQLREDEMLAQPELPALDAANDHEMGAGNLTEVVKPSDADAPIPNHEDAAGSILE; translated from the coding sequence ATGAATACGGTGGATGCCAAACGGGTTCTTGAAACTGCGTTGATCTGTGCACAGCAACCTTTGGCTGTGCGTGATATGCGCGTGCTTTTCAATGATGCGCTGGGGTCGGATACGATCAAGACGCTGCTATTGGATTTGCAACAGGATTGGGCCTTGCGTGGCGTGGAATTGGTGCCGGTGGCAACCGGCTGGCGCTTCCAGAGCCGTCCTGAAATGCGGGAGTATCTGGATCGCCTGCACCCGGAGAAGCCGCCGCGCTATTCCCGCGCTACGCTGGAAACCCTGGCCATCATTGCCTACCGCCAACCAGTGACGCGGGGCGATATTGAAGACATCCGCGGTGTGACGGTCAATAGTTTGATCATCAAACAGTTGGAAGACCGGGGTTGGGTTGAAGTGATTGGTCACCGAGAAACGGTGGGGCGTCCGGCGTTGCTGGCGACGACCCGGCATTTTCTGGATGACCTTGGATTGCAATCACTCGATCAATTGCCGGTTCTTGATGAGCCATCGGTGCAGGAGAGGGTGCTGCAATCCCTGCAATTGCGCGAAGATGAAATGTTGGCGCAGCCGGAGCTGCCGGCCTTGGATGCAGCCAACGACCACGAGATGGGGGCTGGAAATTTGACGGAAGTTGTCAAGCCCAGTGATGCGGATGCCCCGATCCCTAACCATGAAGATGCTGCAGGCAGCATCCTGGAATAA
- a CDS encoding pseudouridine synthase has translation MNDNMPTDDGIAQASPLVGSDVADAKQPVRKENLPMESHNDAGGAPPVESGAAIGPQSNEVNRPARGGPQPRTAGGQRRSGKAPEPRGKAAQGYQFSDVVSGQFDADEASDDITPVKRVLLPQVETPKLHKVLAQAGLGSRLEMEQLILEGRISVNNEPAHIGQRIQYGDQVKVNGKPIRYRIDPPPPRVIAYHKPVGEVVTNDDPQNRPTVFRKLPRLQQGKWQSVGRLDLNTEGLLLFTSSGELANNLMHPRFGLEREYAVRVLGALSNEEKARLLEGVQLDDGMAVFGSIEDGGGEGSNCWYRVTISEGRNREVRRMLEAVGHAVSRLIRIRYGAMVLPKGLKRGAWMELEESDIAALMKAAGAERAPRVEGARDAPASRRNDRNARGRGGNSGDAGRGMQGRPAPVRNRNSDATRNQGGSAQPDPLKTSVGYIGTDSLARQRQAQRRDSRGGLGGRGGGRGGR, from the coding sequence ATGAACGACAATATGCCAACCGACGACGGGATCGCGCAGGCTTCTCCCTTGGTGGGGTCTGATGTGGCTGACGCGAAGCAGCCGGTGCGCAAAGAGAATCTTCCCATGGAGTCGCATAACGATGCAGGTGGCGCCCCGCCTGTCGAGTCCGGCGCAGCCATCGGGCCGCAAAGCAACGAGGTAAACCGGCCAGCGCGGGGTGGGCCGCAGCCCCGAACAGCGGGGGGGCAACGTCGCTCGGGCAAAGCTCCCGAACCCCGGGGCAAGGCTGCCCAGGGCTACCAGTTTTCCGACGTCGTCTCAGGGCAGTTTGATGCAGACGAAGCCAGTGACGACATCACACCTGTGAAGCGGGTGCTGTTGCCCCAGGTCGAAACACCCAAGCTCCACAAGGTGTTGGCGCAAGCCGGGTTGGGCTCGCGTCTGGAGATGGAGCAACTGATTCTGGAAGGGCGTATTTCGGTCAACAATGAGCCTGCGCACATAGGCCAGCGGATTCAGTATGGAGACCAGGTCAAGGTCAATGGCAAGCCCATTCGTTACCGTATCGATCCGCCACCGCCCCGTGTTATTGCGTATCACAAACCTGTAGGCGAGGTTGTCACCAATGACGACCCCCAAAATCGCCCCACGGTTTTTCGCAAACTGCCGCGTCTGCAGCAAGGCAAGTGGCAGTCGGTGGGACGCCTGGATTTGAATACCGAAGGCTTGCTCTTGTTCACCAGCTCCGGGGAGCTTGCCAACAATCTGATGCACCCTCGTTTTGGTCTGGAGCGGGAGTATGCCGTTCGGGTGCTGGGGGCTCTCAGCAACGAAGAGAAAGCACGGTTGCTGGAAGGCGTGCAGCTGGATGACGGGATGGCGGTTTTTGGATCGATTGAGGACGGTGGAGGGGAGGGTTCCAACTGCTGGTACCGTGTCACGATTTCCGAAGGACGGAACCGCGAGGTTCGGCGCATGCTGGAAGCGGTGGGCCATGCCGTCAGCCGACTGATTCGTATCCGTTACGGTGCCATGGTTTTGCCCAAGGGGCTCAAGCGTGGGGCCTGGATGGAGCTGGAGGAATCGGATATTGCTGCTTTGATGAAAGCCGCCGGAGCAGAGCGTGCGCCTCGGGTGGAGGGGGCTCGTGATGCGCCTGCATCGCGGCGCAACGATAGAAATGCCCGCGGGCGAGGTGGTAACTCAGGCGATGCAGGACGGGGTATGCAGGGTCGCCCGGCGCCTGTCAGGAACAGAAACTCCGATGCGACGCGCAATCAAGGCGGTTCTGCCCAGCCCGATCCATTAAAAACCTCGGTAGGCTATATCGGTACCGACAGTCTTGCGCGCCAGCGCCAGGCCCAACGCCGAGACAGTCGTGGGGGCTTGGGTGGGCGTGGTGGCGGTCGAGGCGGGCGCTGA
- the ndk gene encoding nucleoside-diphosphate kinase, translating to MAIERTLSIIKPDAVAKNVIGQIYARFEAAGLKVVAARMAHLSRLEAEQFYAVHKARPFFKDLVDFMVSGPVMIQALEGENAILKNRELMGATDPKKADAGTIRADFADSIDANAVHGSDAAETAQAEIAFFFPGLAIYSR from the coding sequence ATGGCTATCGAACGTACTCTTTCCATCATCAAACCCGACGCCGTGGCCAAGAATGTCATCGGCCAGATCTATGCTCGCTTTGAAGCGGCTGGCCTGAAGGTTGTGGCCGCCCGCATGGCGCACCTTTCCCGTCTGGAAGCCGAGCAGTTCTATGCTGTGCACAAGGCCCGCCCCTTCTTCAAGGATCTGGTGGATTTCATGGTGTCTGGCCCCGTCATGATCCAGGCTCTTGAAGGTGAAAACGCCATCTTGAAGAACCGCGAACTGATGGGTGCAACCGACCCGAAGAAGGCCGATGCCGGCACCATTCGCGCCGACTTTGCCGATAGCATCGATGCCAACGCAGTGCATGGTTCTGACGCTGCGGAAACGGCGCAGGCAGAAATTGCCTTCTTCTTCCCTGGTCTGGCAATTTACTCCCGCTGA
- the rlmN gene encoding 23S rRNA (adenine(2503)-C(2))-methyltransferase RlmN yields the protein MKVNLLDFDLDGLAAFCERLGEKRFRATQLFRWIHQRGADDFDQMSDLAKSLREKLQGCAQVLALPVISEHQSADGTVKWLFDMGAGNAVEAVFIPEDDRGTLCISSQAGCAVGCRFCSTGHQGFSRNLTTSEIVAQLWFAEHVLRKRQGTTDRVISNVVMMGMGEPLQNYSALVPALRVMLDDHAYGLSRRRVTVSTSGVVPMIDRLAQDCPVALAVSLHAPSDILRDDLVPLNRKYPIQELMDACNRYLEYAPRDFITFEYCMLDGVNDQPEHAVQLIELVKQNARPGVWCKFNLIPFNPFPASGLHRSGAERVLAFARMLSDAGIVTTVRKTRGDDIDAACGQLAGEVQDRTRVMERMAKRRTINIQLADTGAPTYKET from the coding sequence ATGAAGGTCAACCTTCTGGATTTCGACCTTGATGGGTTGGCCGCTTTTTGTGAGCGGCTCGGAGAAAAGCGGTTTCGTGCCACGCAGTTGTTTCGCTGGATACACCAGCGTGGTGCCGACGATTTTGATCAAATGAGTGACTTGGCCAAGTCACTGCGCGAAAAGCTTCAAGGGTGTGCACAGGTGCTGGCACTGCCAGTGATCAGTGAGCACCAGTCTGCCGATGGCACCGTCAAATGGCTGTTTGATATGGGTGCCGGCAACGCGGTAGAAGCAGTCTTTATCCCGGAAGACGATCGGGGTACGCTGTGCATTTCATCCCAGGCCGGCTGCGCGGTAGGGTGCCGATTCTGTTCAACGGGGCACCAAGGGTTCAGTCGAAATCTGACGACGAGCGAAATTGTCGCCCAGTTGTGGTTTGCCGAGCATGTGCTCCGCAAGCGGCAGGGCACGACCGATCGGGTGATTTCCAATGTGGTCATGATGGGCATGGGAGAGCCTTTGCAGAACTATTCTGCGCTCGTGCCTGCATTGCGGGTCATGCTCGATGACCATGCTTATGGCTTGTCGCGCAGGCGGGTGACGGTTTCCACATCGGGCGTCGTCCCCATGATCGACCGTCTGGCCCAGGATTGTCCCGTCGCCTTGGCGGTGTCGCTGCATGCGCCGAGTGACATATTGCGCGACGACCTGGTTCCGTTGAACCGCAAATACCCCATCCAGGAGTTGATGGACGCTTGCAACCGCTACTTAGAGTATGCGCCGCGGGATTTCATTACCTTTGAATATTGCATGTTGGATGGGGTCAACGACCAGCCAGAGCATGCCGTGCAGCTGATTGAACTGGTGAAACAGAATGCTCGGCCAGGGGTGTGGTGCAAATTTAACCTGATTCCTTTCAATCCGTTTCCTGCGTCGGGTTTGCATCGTTCGGGAGCTGAGCGGGTGCTGGCGTTCGCAAGAATGCTGAGTGATGCTGGAATTGTGACGACGGTGCGCAAAACCCGTGGTGATGACATTGATGCAGCCTGCGGTCAGTTGGCAGGCGAGGTCCAAGACAGAACCCGTGTGATGGAGCGTATGGCGAAGCGCCGTACCATCAACATTCAGTTGGCTGACACGGGAGCCCCGACATACAAGGAAACATGA
- the pilW gene encoding type IV pilus biogenesis/stability protein PilW — protein MAETVALWHQIRIKGPLAVFVLLTGLVGLTGCATPAGGAGSGFSQEVITPSDEPEVRRRARIRLELAVNYFEMGKAAVALDEVKQSLANDPTYADAYNLRGLIYMRLNDMGQAEDSFRRALAIRPLDPNVLHNHAWLLCQQQKYAEADKQFAQVLANPTYVARSKTLMAQGLCQARAGDNAVAEQTLLRAYELDAGNPVVGYNLADLLVRRGDVARAQFYIRRINNSEFANAESLWLGIKIERSLGDTVAVRQLAEQLRKRFPDSRELSALDRGAFND, from the coding sequence ATGGCAGAAACCGTAGCTCTCTGGCACCAGATCAGAATCAAAGGGCCGCTGGCAGTCTTTGTGTTGCTAACGGGTTTGGTGGGGCTGACGGGGTGTGCCACGCCGGCAGGAGGTGCTGGGTCAGGGTTCAGTCAAGAGGTCATTACGCCGTCTGATGAGCCTGAGGTACGGCGGCGTGCCCGTATCCGATTGGAACTGGCGGTCAATTACTTTGAAATGGGTAAGGCCGCGGTGGCATTGGATGAGGTCAAGCAGTCGCTGGCCAATGATCCGACGTATGCCGATGCCTACAATTTGCGCGGCCTGATTTACATGCGTCTCAATGACATGGGACAGGCCGAGGACAGCTTTCGCAGGGCGCTTGCCATTCGTCCTTTAGACCCTAACGTATTGCACAACCACGCATGGCTGCTGTGCCAACAGCAGAAATATGCGGAAGCCGACAAGCAATTTGCCCAGGTTTTGGCCAACCCCACCTATGTTGCACGCAGCAAGACGCTGATGGCACAGGGGCTCTGTCAGGCGCGGGCAGGTGACAACGCGGTTGCGGAGCAGACCTTGCTGCGCGCGTATGAGCTGGATGCGGGCAACCCCGTGGTTGGCTACAACCTTGCCGATCTGCTGGTACGGCGTGGTGATGTGGCGCGAGCGCAGTTTTATATCCGTCGTATCAATAACAGTGAGTTCGCGAATGCCGAATCCTTGTGGCTGGGTATCAAGATAGAGCGCAGCCTTGGTGATACCGTGGCCGTCCGGCAGTTGGCCGAGCAGTTGCGCAAGCGGTTCCCTGATTCACGTGAACTGTCTGCATTGGATCGGGGCGCTTTCAATGACTGA
- a CDS encoding helix-turn-helix domain-containing protein: MTPSHQVSPGGMLRAAREAAGMHIEALAVSLKVPISKLEALEADNFEALPDAVFVRALASSVCRSLKLDPAPVLALMPQSGAPKLSVDPAGINAAFKDGTEHSRMGPALARMMRPAFLAAMALLLGAAVLVFYPRSQEQALPMVSELSKQGSPIVAPSVTESSVVQPVTDAVVAAVEAGLTRPSAAAESMALVASAPAPSASAAMVSVDEAQSQILVFRTRNESWIQVRDASGATVLQKLLTAGDSVVAPGKPPFSVVVGKADVTEVLVRGKVFDLASVSKDNVARFEVKP; encoded by the coding sequence TTGACCCCGTCACACCAAGTTTCTCCAGGTGGCATGCTGCGTGCAGCGCGCGAAGCGGCAGGGATGCATATCGAGGCTTTAGCTGTGTCGCTGAAGGTGCCGATCAGTAAGTTGGAGGCATTGGAAGCGGATAACTTTGAAGCCTTGCCGGACGCAGTGTTCGTGCGGGCCTTGGCCTCCAGTGTCTGTCGGTCGTTGAAGCTGGATCCTGCACCCGTTCTGGCCCTTATGCCGCAAAGCGGAGCACCCAAGCTGTCTGTCGATCCTGCGGGTATCAATGCCGCATTCAAGGACGGTACTGAGCATTCCCGTATGGGACCCGCGTTGGCGCGCATGATGCGACCTGCATTTCTGGCTGCGATGGCGTTGTTGCTGGGCGCTGCCGTTTTGGTTTTCTATCCTCGTTCGCAAGAGCAGGCGCTGCCTATGGTGAGCGAACTCAGCAAACAAGGTTCTCCAATTGTTGCGCCATCGGTAACTGAGAGTTCGGTGGTGCAGCCCGTTACTGATGCTGTGGTTGCTGCCGTAGAGGCGGGATTGACCCGTCCATCCGCAGCAGCGGAGTCAATGGCTCTCGTTGCATCTGCGCCAGCACCTAGTGCATCGGCCGCGATGGTTTCAGTGGATGAGGCGCAAAGCCAGATTCTCGTGTTTCGTACCCGAAATGAATCCTGGATTCAGGTTCGGGATGCCTCGGGTGCAACGGTTCTTCAAAAGCTCCTTACCGCTGGTGACTCCGTGGTCGCGCCTGGAAAGCCACCATTTTCGGTGGTGGTGGGCAAGGCAGACGTGACGGAAGTGCTGGTGCGTGGCAAGGTTTTTGATCTGGCTTCAGTGTCCAAAGATAACGTTGCCCGGTTTGAGGTGAAACCGTGA
- the ispG gene encoding flavodoxin-dependent (E)-4-hydroxy-3-methylbut-2-enyl-diphosphate synthase yields the protein MDQSTSPVTVAAPLARHTRQARVAWGIRVVTIGADAPVRVQSMTNTDTVDAVGTAIQVKELALAGSELVRITVNTPEAAAAVPYVREQLDRMGIDVPLIGDFHYNGHRLLTDYPACAEALSKYRINPGNVGKGDKRDKQFGQMIEAAIRWQKPVRIGVNWGSLDQELLAQLMDINSARTQPWDAKQVMYEALITSAIESARRAEDIGLDGNQIILSCKVSGVQDLVSVYRALAKRCDYPLHLGLTEAGMGTKGTVASAAALAVLLQDGIGDTIRVSLTPQPGESRTQEVVIASEILQSLGLRMFVPSVTACPGCGRTTSTTFQELAKQIDDYLREQMPVWRKQYPGVEALKVAVMGCIVNGPGESKHADIGISLPGTGEAPAAPVFIDGEKALTLRGDNIAHEFHQLVQQYIEQRFGPPRNS from the coding sequence ATAGATCAATCTACTTCTCCTGTGACGGTGGCAGCGCCGCTGGCACGGCATACGCGCCAGGCGCGCGTAGCCTGGGGAATTCGTGTCGTGACGATTGGGGCAGATGCTCCGGTGCGCGTGCAGTCGATGACCAATACGGACACCGTCGATGCGGTGGGAACCGCCATTCAGGTCAAAGAGCTCGCTCTAGCGGGTTCTGAACTGGTGCGCATCACCGTGAATACGCCCGAGGCGGCAGCTGCAGTGCCTTATGTGCGGGAACAACTCGATCGCATGGGGATCGATGTGCCCCTGATCGGCGACTTTCATTACAACGGCCACCGTCTTTTGACCGATTATCCCGCATGTGCAGAAGCGTTGTCCAAGTACCGCATCAATCCTGGCAACGTGGGCAAGGGCGACAAGCGGGACAAGCAATTCGGGCAAATGATTGAAGCCGCCATCCGTTGGCAAAAACCGGTGCGTATCGGTGTCAATTGGGGTAGTTTGGACCAAGAGCTTCTGGCGCAGTTGATGGATATCAACAGCGCACGCACCCAGCCTTGGGATGCAAAGCAAGTAATGTATGAGGCGCTGATCACTTCGGCGATCGAGTCGGCGCGCCGGGCAGAAGACATCGGCCTTGACGGCAACCAGATTATTTTGTCCTGCAAAGTCAGTGGTGTGCAGGATCTGGTGTCGGTTTATAGAGCATTGGCAAAGCGGTGCGACTATCCCCTGCATTTGGGGTTGACGGAAGCAGGTATGGGGACCAAGGGCACAGTGGCGTCGGCCGCCGCTCTTGCGGTGTTGCTCCAGGATGGTATTGGGGACACCATCCGTGTGTCTTTAACCCCTCAACCTGGCGAATCACGAACGCAGGAAGTGGTGATTGCATCGGAAATCCTGCAGTCGCTTGGGCTTCGTATGTTTGTGCCCAGTGTGACGGCTTGTCCCGGCTGTGGTCGAACGACCAGCACCACGTTCCAGGAGTTGGCCAAGCAGATTGATGACTATTTGCGAGAGCAAATGCCTGTTTGGCGCAAACAGTACCCAGGTGTTGAAGCGCTTAAAGTGGCAGTCATGGGGTGCATCGTGAACGGCCCAGGTGAGAGCAAGCATGCCGATATCGGCATCAGCCTGCCGGGTACTGGCGAGGCTCCTGCAGCTCCCGTGTTCATCGATGGGGAAAAGGCATTGACGTTGCGTGGCGACAATATTGCACATGAATTTCATCAGCTGGTGCAGCAATACATCGAGCAGCGCTTTGGCCCACCAAGAAATTCGTGA
- the hisS gene encoding histidine--tRNA ligase: MNDILPPDSAQWEWLESKIRSLMERYAYRNIRTPIVEPSALFIRGLGEVTDIVEKEMYSFEDKLNGEQLTLRPESTAGVVRAVVEHSLLYDGGKRLYYMGPMFRHERPQRGRYRQFHQIGAEALGFPGAEMDAELILLADALWKELGLKDVQLEINSLGQPDERKAHRTALIGYLEGRIDLLDEEARRRLYSNPLRILDTKNPSMQDLVEKAPRLIDFLGAESLAHFNVVKTILDANGVAWKFNPRLVRGMDYYNLTVFEFVTHQLGSQGTICGGGRYDYLIEQIGGKPAPAVGWALGVERVLELIKEQCAAQLPPAPMAYAIIPDAAALPIAIALLQKLRGLGVSVQMHSPGIRGEGMGSMKSQFKKADASGARYALVFGADELARGGVIVKSLRDSGSEQVEHPINQVADWASTLQSTT; the protein is encoded by the coding sequence ATGAATGACATCCTCCCTCCGGATTCCGCTCAATGGGAGTGGCTGGAAAGCAAAATTCGATCATTGATGGAGCGGTATGCCTACCGTAACATCCGTACGCCTATTGTTGAACCTTCGGCGTTGTTCATTCGCGGCCTCGGAGAGGTGACAGACATCGTTGAGAAGGAGATGTATTCTTTCGAAGACAAACTCAACGGAGAGCAACTTACGTTACGCCCAGAAAGCACCGCAGGTGTGGTGCGTGCAGTGGTGGAGCATTCTTTGCTGTACGACGGTGGCAAGCGGCTGTATTACATGGGGCCGATGTTTCGCCATGAGCGGCCTCAGCGCGGTCGGTATCGCCAGTTTCATCAGATCGGTGCCGAAGCGTTGGGTTTTCCTGGGGCGGAAATGGACGCCGAACTCATACTCTTGGCGGACGCTCTATGGAAAGAGCTAGGTCTGAAGGATGTGCAACTCGAAATCAACAGCCTGGGACAACCGGACGAGCGTAAGGCACACCGGACGGCATTGATTGGCTATCTGGAAGGGCGGATAGACCTGCTGGACGAAGAGGCGCGGCGGCGGTTGTACAGTAACCCTTTGCGTATTCTGGATACCAAGAACCCGAGCATGCAGGACTTGGTGGAAAAGGCGCCCCGATTGATCGATTTCCTTGGAGCGGAGTCACTAGCTCACTTCAATGTAGTCAAAACTATCCTGGATGCGAATGGTGTTGCATGGAAGTTCAATCCTCGTCTGGTTCGAGGGATGGATTATTACAATTTGACCGTTTTCGAATTTGTGACCCATCAACTCGGCTCGCAAGGAACCATTTGCGGAGGCGGGCGTTACGACTATTTGATCGAGCAAATTGGCGGAAAGCCTGCGCCAGCCGTGGGCTGGGCGCTCGGCGTCGAGCGGGTGCTTGAGCTGATCAAGGAGCAGTGCGCGGCGCAACTACCGCCAGCACCCATGGCGTATGCCATTATTCCCGATGCGGCTGCGCTGCCGATCGCTATAGCCTTGCTACAGAAATTGCGGGGCCTGGGCGTCAGCGTTCAGATGCACAGTCCTGGCATCCGTGGTGAGGGCATGGGAAGTATGAAATCGCAGTTTAAAAAAGCAGATGCCAGTGGTGCACGTTATGCATTGGTTTTCGGGGCTGACGAACTGGCGCGCGGTGGTGTGATTGTGAAATCGCTCCGCGATAGTGGCAGTGAACAAGTCGAGCACCCGATCAACCAGGTCGCGGACTGGGCCAGCACCCTACAATCCACCACTTAA
- a CDS encoding tetratricopeptide repeat protein, translated as MANHLDLEEQEQLDQLKHFWNTWGTLISSVLLVVVSALAAWNGYQFWQARQATQAAALYDAVEVAVASGDQGRWEQAFSDLRGKYAGTIQASQAGFLVSKMEATKGNLDAAKSALTWIADHAADDGHKELARIRLSGLLMAQQSYDEALQRLSAPFSLEYAAVVADRKGDVLALQGKRSEAVAEYLKAYKAFPDNVEYRRLVEIKLNALGERPQAVAIAAPLESSK; from the coding sequence ATGGCAAATCATCTCGATCTTGAAGAACAAGAGCAATTAGATCAGCTCAAGCATTTCTGGAACACCTGGGGCACGCTGATCAGCTCGGTCCTGTTGGTGGTCGTCTCTGCGTTGGCCGCCTGGAATGGATACCAGTTCTGGCAGGCCCGACAAGCCACGCAGGCAGCGGCGCTATATGACGCGGTGGAGGTTGCGGTTGCTTCCGGTGACCAAGGGCGTTGGGAGCAAGCGTTTTCAGATCTTCGTGGCAAATATGCGGGCACCATCCAGGCGAGTCAGGCTGGTTTTTTGGTGAGCAAGATGGAAGCGACCAAAGGCAATTTGGATGCGGCCAAGTCAGCATTGACTTGGATTGCCGATCATGCTGCTGATGATGGGCACAAGGAGTTGGCGCGGATTCGCCTGTCCGGTTTGCTGATGGCACAACAATCTTATGACGAGGCGCTGCAGCGATTGTCTGCGCCATTTTCGTTGGAGTACGCAGCCGTCGTAGCTGATCGAAAGGGTGATGTACTTGCTTTGCAAGGAAAAAGATCAGAAGCCGTCGCCGAATATTTGAAGGCCTACAAGGCATTTCCTGACAATGTCGAATATCGGCGTTTGGTGGAAATCAAACTTAACGCTTTGGGCGAGCGCCCGCAGGCTGTGGCGATAGCCGCACCCCTGGAGTCAAGCAAGTGA